The DNA window CAGCCCCTATCCTTGGGGTCTCGTCTATCAGCCTGACTCCCTTGGCCTTCATTTCCGCCAAGGCCTCCTCCAGGTTCTCCACCCTTATGGCTACGTGGTGGATCCCTTCGCCTTTTTTCTCGATAAACTTGGAGACCGGGCTATCCTCGGAGGTTCCCTCCAGAAGCTCTATCTCGGTGTCCTGGACAGGCAAAAAGGCGGTCTTGACCTTCTGCTCCGCCACTTCCTCCACTCCGTGACAGTGGATGCCTAAAGACTCCTCCCAGAACTTGAGGGACTCCTCTATGCTCTTGACGGCTATTCCTATGTGATCTACTACCTTTACTTTCAAAATCAAACTCCCCTTTCTGTTATACGTGGGACAATCTTAGCAGAAAATCCCCGCAAAATCAGTCCTGTTCTTCCGACTGAGGGGGAGAATCCGGTCTATATATGAGCACCGAACAGTGGGCATAACGGGCGACGGATGTGGCGGTGCTGCCCACCAGGAACCACTCTAAGGTGGACTGTCCCCGGTGCCCCATTATGACAAGCTCAAAACCCTCTTCCTTGGCGAGGTCTATTATGGTGGTAGCGGGATTCCCTTCTTTGACGATGAGGTGAACTCCGTTACAGCCGTGGCCGGGACAGAGCCCTTCCTCACAGACCTTCTTTATGTAGCGACCGAGCTTTTTCTCGGCGATCTCCAGCACCTCGCCTCCAAACTGAGGTGGAAGCCATGGCTCGTAACCTTTCCAGAGGGTCGGATGGGGAACTACGTGGATAAAGCTGACATCCGCCTCCATCATAGCGGCCATCTCATAGCCG is part of the Dethiosulfovibrio salsuginis genome and encodes:
- the mce gene encoding methylmalonyl-CoA epimerase; translation: MKVKVVDHIGIAVKSIEESLKFWEESLGIHCHGVEEVAEQKVKTAFLPVQDTEIELLEGTSEDSPVSKFIEKKGEGIHHVAIRVENLEEALAEMKAKGVRLIDETPRIGAGGAKIAFVHPKSSGGVLLELCERD
- a CDS encoding universal stress protein, which produces MKKILVAVDLSDLSQGLVRYGYEMAAMMEADVSFIHVVPHPTLWKGYEPWLPPQFGGEVLEIAEKKLGRYIKKVCEEGLCPGHGCNGVHLIVKEGNPATTIIDLAKEEGFELVIMGHRGQSTLEWFLVGSTATSVARYAHCSVLIYRPDSPPQSEEQD